From Arachis hypogaea cultivar Tifrunner chromosome 3, arahy.Tifrunner.gnm2.J5K5, whole genome shotgun sequence:
TATCAGTGCAGGTACGTAATTCTCTGAactcataagaaggattagaattatttattaatttatcttgATAGTTGGACCAACTAGCTTAGTGAGGTGTGTCAAAATATACTCgaaaagtatttatttttgtttatctgTTTGTGTATTTAACTTTAAGATAGAAAATTTATTTGGGAGTTATTAAATTTGTTGaatataaattagaatttatttgttagtaagtaaattaattaaatatccgTTAGTACTTATGaggtaattttataaattaagtaaatataaattggtatttactaatatttattagtaaatttgtaaattatattaatataaattagtatttattagTATAGAATGGTAAACTAGCAAATTAGTTTAAAATTAGCATCTGTTAGCCAGTTACTTGAATATAAATAAGTATTTGTTAGTAAATtagttaaatataattattttagaggtttttatcataattaatgTAGTAAAAATTGTTTTACCTTAATTTTCGAATGCTTAAATATTTGTGTTTTTAAAATTGGTTGTATGGCTGTCTTGGTGGCAGAAATTCCTTATGTCGCAGATGATGAATTTGTCGTTGGGATAGAATTCAGTTTCAGGAAAGTTGTTATTAAAGCGATAAAAGAGTATACTATTCGAAGAAGCGTAGACTACCGGGTGTATGAATCTgagccgttgacattttatgcgAAGTGTACACAGTATGGGTCAGGATGTGATTGGCTTATCCGGGTTAGCATGATCAGCCGGAAGTAttgttgggttataaggaggtataatggcAGTCACACATGTACCAGAGCAACAATTTCTCAGGATCATTCGAAACTGGATTCGACCATAATTGCAGAAGCAATTAAGCCGTTGGTTGAGGCTGACCCCGCCTTAAAGGTAAAATCGGTTATAGCAGAGGTGCAATCGAAGTTCAACTACACTATTAGTTATcggaaagcatggttggctaagcaaaaggcagtggaaaaaatatttggaggttgaGAAGCATCGTACGAAGCGTTGCCTATATGGTTTTAGGCCATGTGTCACAAGGAGCCGTCAGCTGTTGTtcattttgagactatgcctgcatatcaaggcGATGACTTGGTGACTGATATTCGAGTGTTGCATCGTGTCttttggagttattacccctgcattagagcattcagacattgtaagccAGTTGTCCAGGTGGATGGGACTCACTTGTACGGAAAGTACAAGGGTTGTCTACTAGTGGCAGTGTCACAGGATGGCAACAACAATATCGTCCTAATTGTGTTTGCGATTGTGGAAGGAGAGACTTCAGATGCGTGGCACTTTTTTCTAAGTAACCTTCTTCAGCATGTTGTCACTCGGGATGGTGTGGGACTGATATCTGACCGTCACGAATCCATAAATGCAGCTGTGGAAAGGAGTAACGGGGCTTGGTCACCTCCTAGAGCTTTTCATatgttttgcatcaggcatatagagtcAAATTTTCTGAGAAAATTCAAGGCGTCGTACTTGCAGAAACTGGTCATCAACATAGGTACCGCTCAGTATAGCTAATTAATTTTGTAACAGAGTTCCCTTGAATAAGTGTGTTGACctcttttgtttcaaatttttcttttgatCCTTTAGGATATTCGAGGACGGTGCGGGAGTATGAGGTGCATTACCAGCGTTTACGAGAACGGGGTGAGGCCTACATTGACTGGTTAAACCGAATCCCCCGAGAACAGTATGCATTGACTTTTGACGGTGGATATCGATGGGGTCATATGACGACGAATCTAGTGGAATGCATCAATTCAGTATTGTAGGGTGCACGCAATCTCCCCGTGACTACCCTTGTGAAGGCTACATTCTACAGGCTTAACGAGTTGTTTACCCGAAAAAGAGCGGAGGCGGAAGTCCGGATTAATGCTGGCCATGTGTTTTCTGATGTCGTGATCTCGAAGTTGCATGCAAACCAACTTGCATCAGGAAACATTCAGGTTAGTTGCTTTGACCGGCAGAATGAGGCCTTTGAGGTGCGTGAGATGCCAAGTGGACTAGAGTTTGCAGTGGACCTACGTGGCCTTCGATGTGACTGTGGTGAGTTTCAGGTGGACCGGATCCCCTGTCGACATGTGTTTGCATGTTGTGCTAACCAGTGACTGGATTGACAAGTGTATGTTCATGATGTGTATAAGATGGACCAAGTTCGTCGGGTGTACCGAGCAAGGTTTAGGCTATTAGGTAACCCTACCACATGGCCTGCTTACAACGGACCTCGGTTTATCCCGAATCCGTTCCTGAGACGCGTCACGAAAGGTCGCCCCAAAATGACGcgcttcttgaatgagatggacacgcGAATGTTACGTCGGCCTAGGCGATGTACGCTATGTAGAGCTGCGGGACACAGCCGCAGCAGATGTCGTCAGCCAGGTGGTGCAAATGCCGACAGAGATCGTCAGTAGATTCTTATTCTGAGATGATATTAT
This genomic window contains:
- the LOC112778399 gene encoding uncharacterized protein, translated to MDEASMQDMFSMYIENRSQLSFIELYVEFEQSEADQNILWEDYNSDNEEEFESNYEFVGPDGDGVEGDEAMAPDVSDVATALTNDVPFEDPSFMRILDLEAMHVPEFLDYISAEIPYVADDEFVVGIEFSFRKVVIKAIKEYTIRRSVDYRVYESEPLTFYAKCTQYGSGCDWLIRVSMISRKYCWVIRRYNGSHTCTRATISQDHSKLDSTIIAEAIKPLVEADPALKAMCHKEPSAVVHFETMPAYQGDDLVTDIRVLHRVFWSYYPCIRAFRHCKPVVQVDGTHLYGKYKGCLLVAVSQDGNNNIVLIVFAIVEGETSDAWHFFLSNLLQHVVTRDGVGLISDRHESINAAVERSNGAWSPPRAFHMFCIRHIESNFLRKFKASYLQKLVINIGYSRTVREYEVHYQRLRERGEAYIDWLNRIPREQLNELFTRKRAEAEVRINAGHVFSDVVISKLHANQLASGNIQVSCFDRQNEAFEVREMPSGLEFAVDLRGLRCDCGEFQVDRIPCRHVFACCANQ